In Legionella lytica, one genomic interval encodes:
- a CDS encoding flagellar basal body L-ring protein FlgH, producing MKLLNFLTVGCMALFLGGCDALNPPVAGKSPDYAPTYPASPDPKQLRRQTGAIYDPETALPLFETNRARHEGDILTVLLIENTNATKNATLQQMKNDTNKVTNKLFLGRPISLGGGYSMDFDLNNQRQFNGSAQAVQNNKLAGNVSVTVAKVLANGNLVVQGEKWVKINQGEEYVRLSGIVRPQDIKGDNTITSDRVANARISYGGTGQVNNTNAQGWLARIMWGPLFPT from the coding sequence ATGAAATTACTTAACTTTTTAACAGTTGGTTGTATGGCACTTTTTTTAGGCGGATGTGATGCTTTAAATCCGCCTGTCGCTGGAAAAAGCCCTGATTATGCACCTACTTATCCTGCATCGCCGGATCCCAAACAGTTGAGAAGGCAAACAGGAGCCATTTATGATCCTGAAACCGCCTTACCACTATTTGAGACCAACCGAGCTCGCCATGAAGGGGACATATTGACAGTGCTCTTGATTGAAAATACGAATGCCACCAAGAATGCGACACTCCAGCAAATGAAAAATGATACTAATAAGGTAACCAACAAACTATTTCTAGGTCGTCCTATTTCCCTTGGCGGTGGTTACAGCATGGATTTTGATTTAAATAATCAACGCCAGTTTAACGGTTCAGCACAAGCGGTACAAAATAATAAGTTGGCTGGGAATGTTTCAGTAACTGTAGCCAAAGTTTTAGCTAATGGTAATTTGGTCGTTCAAGGAGAAAAGTGGGTTAAAATCAATCAGGGCGAGGAGTATGTTCGCTTGTCAGGTATTGTGCGGCCACAAGATATTAAAGGCGATAATACGATTACTTCAGATCGGGTTGCCAATGCACGAATCTCTTATGGTGGTACAGGACAGGTTAATAATACAAATGCTCAAGGGTGGCTGGCTCGAATTATGTGGGGCCCCTTATTCCCAACCTAA
- the flgF gene encoding flagellar basal-body rod protein FlgF, which produces MDPILYNAANGGRSNFARQEVIANNLANVGTTGFRADMYQAQTLYVQGAKGSNNYGQSFTVQNPSAADFTPGPIVVTGRNLDVAVGGKGWLAVRGSDGKEAYTKAGSLNIDANGFLVTASGRQVIGNGGPISIPPATNIDIGTDGTITIVPTGNGPQSATTVDRIKMVSLDPANISKGPDGLFQLNKGGVAPTDTTLKLTSGALEGSNVQAVEQMVAMINAGRDFETQMNLLSTMGENAQKLTQIIGD; this is translated from the coding sequence ATGGATCCTATTTTGTATAATGCTGCCAATGGCGGGCGTAGTAATTTCGCCCGTCAGGAAGTGATTGCAAACAATTTGGCAAATGTAGGTACTACCGGTTTTAGAGCTGATATGTACCAAGCACAAACACTCTATGTGCAAGGCGCCAAGGGCAGCAATAATTACGGTCAATCGTTTACTGTCCAAAATCCTTCTGCTGCTGATTTTACTCCAGGGCCTATTGTTGTAACTGGGCGTAACCTGGACGTAGCGGTTGGTGGAAAAGGTTGGCTAGCGGTGCGCGGTAGTGATGGAAAAGAAGCTTATACCAAAGCTGGAAGCCTCAATATTGATGCAAATGGTTTTTTAGTGACCGCATCTGGTAGACAGGTCATTGGAAATGGCGGTCCAATTTCGATTCCTCCTGCCACCAATATTGATATTGGTACCGATGGCACAATAACGATTGTACCAACCGGAAACGGGCCTCAATCTGCGACTACAGTAGATAGAATTAAAATGGTTTCTTTAGATCCTGCCAACATCTCTAAAGGTCCTGATGGTTTATTCCAATTAAACAAAGGTGGAGTTGCTCCTACGGACACTACACTGAAGCTGACCAGTGGTGCGCTTGAAGGGTCTAACGTTCAGGCGGTAGAACAAATGGTTGCAATGATAAATGCTGGACGAGATTTTGAAACTCAAATGAACTTGTTATCAACTATGGGGGAAAATGCTCAAAAGCTAACCCAAATAATAGGTGATTAA
- the flgG gene encoding flagellar basal-body rod protein FlgG — MQPALWVSKSGLEAQEKTIGTIANNLANVNTTGFKRDRPQFEDLLYQTSSQAGAQSSENSIVPTGINTGTGVHLVSTQKMFQQGSIQNTNNAYDIAIQGQGFFTILMPDGTQAYTRNGAFTIDSTGQIVDSHGYLLQPAITLPAQTLGVTISQDGVVSATVAGSTTPTNLGTIQLTNFMNPAGLQPLGQNLFVETPSSGNPILDNPGNNGLGTLLQNNLEASNVNVVEELVNMIQAQRSYEITAKGMQTVDNMLQYLNQTV, encoded by the coding sequence ATGCAACCAGCATTATGGGTGAGCAAATCGGGCTTGGAAGCTCAAGAAAAAACTATCGGTACAATTGCAAATAACTTGGCTAACGTAAACACTACTGGTTTTAAGCGTGACAGGCCTCAATTTGAAGATTTACTCTATCAAACTTCTAGTCAAGCGGGAGCGCAGTCTTCGGAAAACTCCATCGTTCCAACGGGTATTAATACCGGAACAGGGGTTCATTTGGTTTCTACTCAAAAAATGTTTCAACAAGGAAGCATTCAGAACACCAATAACGCTTATGATATTGCGATCCAGGGACAAGGTTTCTTTACTATTTTGATGCCAGACGGTACTCAGGCTTATACCCGTAATGGTGCATTTACAATTGATAGTACAGGCCAGATTGTTGATAGCCACGGGTATTTATTGCAACCAGCAATTACCTTACCAGCTCAGACATTGGGTGTGACAATTAGCCAGGATGGAGTAGTTAGCGCTACTGTAGCAGGCTCTACAACACCAACTAATCTCGGCACTATTCAGCTTACTAATTTTATGAATCCAGCAGGACTTCAGCCATTAGGTCAAAACTTATTCGTTGAAACGCCTTCAAGTGGAAATCCTATACTTGATAACCCTGGAAATAATGGTCTGGGAACTTTATTGCAGAATAATTTGGAAGCGTCGAACGTGAACGTAGTTGAAGAGCTAGTCAATATGATCCAGGCTCAACGTAGCTATGAAATTACTGCGAAAGGAATGCAAACCGTAGATAATATGTTGCAATATTTAAATCAGACTGTTTAA
- the hemF gene encoding oxygen-dependent coproporphyrinogen oxidase yields the protein MSITYELPVDAIEQVKAYLLQLQNNICTVIEDLDGHSQFIEDAWKRPAGGGGITRVLAQGKVFAKAGVNFSHVSGEQLPPSASAHRPELAGRKFSALGVSLVIHPDNPYIPTSHANVRFFIAEKEGSSPVWWFGGGFDLTPYYGFEEDCRHWHQTALNACQPFGEDIYPRFKKWCDEYFFIKHRNEARGIGGLFFDDYNEISFEHSFSLMQSIGDHYIKAYAPIVSRRKELPFGEQEKAFQNYRRGRYVEFNLVYDRGTLFGLQSGGRTESILMSLPPDVSWAYNWQPKENSPEARLYSDFLPARDWLSNY from the coding sequence ATGTCAATTACTTATGAACTTCCTGTAGATGCTATAGAACAAGTAAAAGCTTATCTTTTGCAATTACAAAACAATATTTGTACTGTTATTGAAGATTTGGATGGGCACTCGCAATTCATTGAAGATGCATGGAAACGCCCTGCTGGTGGCGGTGGTATCACCCGTGTATTAGCCCAAGGTAAGGTCTTTGCAAAAGCCGGAGTTAATTTTTCCCATGTTTCAGGAGAACAGCTTCCCCCTTCAGCCAGCGCGCATCGTCCTGAATTAGCAGGTAGAAAATTTAGCGCCCTTGGTGTCTCTTTGGTGATTCATCCAGATAATCCTTACATTCCTACATCACATGCGAATGTTCGCTTTTTTATTGCAGAAAAAGAAGGTTCATCTCCCGTTTGGTGGTTTGGTGGCGGGTTTGACTTAACACCTTACTATGGATTTGAGGAAGATTGTCGGCATTGGCACCAAACGGCATTAAATGCCTGTCAACCTTTTGGTGAGGACATTTATCCCCGTTTTAAAAAATGGTGTGATGAGTATTTCTTTATTAAACACCGTAATGAAGCCCGCGGTATCGGTGGTTTATTCTTTGATGATTATAATGAAATTAGCTTTGAACATAGTTTTTCCTTGATGCAAAGTATTGGAGATCATTACATCAAAGCCTACGCTCCTATTGTATCTCGTCGAAAAGAACTTCCTTTTGGAGAGCAAGAAAAAGCTTTTCAAAATTATCGACGTGGACGTTATGTAGAATTCAATTTGGTTTATGACCGCGGTACGTTGTTTGGTTTGCAATCTGGTGGTCGAACCGAATCGATCTTAATGTCGCTTCCACCTGATGTCTCCTGGGCGTATAACTGGCAACCTAAAGAAAATAGTCCTGAGGCTCGGCTTTACAGTGATTTTCTTCCGGCTAGAGATTGGTTGAGTAATTATTAG
- a CDS encoding MFS transporter yields the protein MGLGVIYLFKERRFLPFFFTQFLGAFNDNAFKLAMLTMISYYLTDSQAQSEYYQALAGALFILPFFLLSATSGQIADKYDKTKVIRIIKIFEVLLMIIGSFSLYCGNIFWMMFTLTGMGTHSTFFGPIKYAILPDHLPKKDLLGATGLVDASTFIAILLGTTLGSLAIGIKGSTPYIAIFMTILVALLGLLSSLFIPSAPPNSSNLKIDIQFWRATYRLIKQAREHFGILVATLILSWFWLLGTVLLTKLPDYTNYVLGANNTVFALFLALFSLGIAAGSVSVNIIFRGRIALAIVPWAMFAFTCFTADLYWASSYIQEHESLLTFMSFFTNKTHWRIAIDLFLLAFSAGLFVVPLYTYLQVASAPEHRARVIAANNIYNALFMVLGSLMVMLFLHFSAAIPQMFLVLSGLNTIAAWLAWRFLKRVTTIGLV from the coding sequence ATGGGGTTAGGTGTTATTTACCTTTTTAAAGAACGGCGATTTTTGCCTTTTTTCTTTACTCAGTTTTTAGGTGCCTTTAATGATAATGCATTCAAGTTAGCAATGCTTACCATGATTAGCTACTATTTAACTGATTCTCAGGCTCAATCAGAATATTACCAAGCCCTCGCTGGCGCTTTATTTATATTGCCATTCTTTTTACTTTCGGCCACTTCAGGACAAATAGCCGATAAATACGATAAAACCAAGGTTATCCGCATCATTAAAATCTTTGAAGTACTTTTAATGATTATCGGCAGTTTTTCGCTTTATTGCGGTAATATTTTTTGGATGATGTTTACCTTAACTGGAATGGGAACCCATTCAACATTTTTTGGACCAATAAAATATGCTATTTTGCCTGATCATTTGCCCAAAAAAGATTTGTTGGGTGCAACGGGGCTTGTTGATGCAAGTACCTTTATTGCGATTCTTTTAGGAACTACTTTAGGAAGTTTAGCTATAGGCATCAAAGGCTCTACACCCTATATCGCTATTTTTATGACTATTTTAGTTGCTTTACTAGGCCTGTTGTCTTCTTTGTTTATTCCTAGCGCTCCTCCAAACTCATCCAATCTAAAGATTGATATTCAGTTTTGGCGGGCAACCTATCGATTGATAAAGCAGGCGAGGGAGCATTTTGGTATTTTAGTAGCTACCTTAATCCTCTCTTGGTTTTGGCTTTTAGGAACGGTTTTATTGACCAAATTACCTGATTATACCAATTATGTTTTAGGTGCTAATAATACAGTTTTTGCTCTATTTCTAGCTCTATTTTCTCTGGGAATCGCTGCAGGTTCTGTGAGTGTTAACATCATTTTTCGGGGTCGAATTGCTCTGGCTATAGTTCCTTGGGCGATGTTTGCATTTACTTGTTTTACTGCGGATCTTTATTGGGCCTCATCCTATATTCAGGAACATGAATCTTTATTAACATTCATGTCATTTTTCACTAATAAAACTCATTGGCGCATTGCTATTGATTTATTCTTACTGGCCTTTAGTGCGGGCTTATTTGTCGTGCCTTTATATACCTATTTACAAGTTGCTAGTGCACCAGAACACAGGGCACGCGTAATTGCTGCAAATAATATTTATAATGCATTATTTATGGTTTTAGGTTCATTAATGGTCATGCTGTTTTTGCATTTTAGTGCAGCCATTCCGCAAATGTTTTTGGTTTTAAGTGGGTTGAATACGATTGCCGCCTGGCTTGCATGGCGATTTTTAAAACGTGTGACGACAATTGGTTTAGTGTAG
- the flgC gene encoding flagellar basal body rod protein FlgC: protein MSIGSIFDIAGSALTAETARLTSSTSNLSNANIETGDMDNVYRVQYPVFKSIQEGANQWIGDQVKAGVQLKGNYVSNADPIKHYQPDNPIADKDGYVYTPNVNYAEEMANVISAAKSYQMNLQLVSQAKQLMQRTLQLGE, encoded by the coding sequence ATGTCTATCGGTTCGATTTTTGATATTGCAGGTTCAGCACTAACTGCTGAAACTGCACGTTTAACTAGCAGTACTTCAAATTTAAGTAATGCCAACATAGAAACAGGTGATATGGATAATGTATATCGCGTCCAATACCCTGTATTCAAATCAATACAAGAAGGTGCAAATCAATGGATTGGTGATCAGGTAAAAGCTGGTGTGCAACTAAAAGGAAATTATGTTAGCAATGCTGATCCTATTAAGCATTACCAACCGGATAATCCTATAGCAGATAAGGATGGTTATGTTTATACGCCTAATGTCAATTACGCCGAAGAAATGGCCAACGTTATTTCCGCTGCGAAGTCTTATCAAATGAATCTTCAGTTAGTTAGTCAAGCAAAACAATTAATGCAACGTACTTTGCAATTAGGTGAGTAA
- a CDS encoding flagellar basal body P-ring protein FlgI, with translation MRRVLMVTCLFAMNLLLNQVYAERIKDLATLAGVRTNQLIGYGLVVGLNGTGDKNGTRYTEDSFANMLTQLGVNIRAGTKLNSKNMAAVMVTASLSSFMKKGQTLDVNISSIGDSKSLLGGTLLMTPLKGADGRIYAISQGNVIVSGISASGSDGSSVTVNVPSGGRIPNGATIEADIPNPFYFTKNLTYNLHSPDFSTAKSMSDAINQQLGPGTAKALDATSVVVTAPVKMSQRVDYVSVIENIEFKPAEPMAKIIINSRTGTVVISSNVIVKSAAVSHGNLVLSVTETPVISQPNAFAGGRTVVRQQSQVNIAQKNNHAFVLPRGTTLKDIVRGINAVGATPADVIAILEALQQAGALNATLIVI, from the coding sequence ATGCGGCGAGTGCTGATGGTTACATGCCTGTTCGCAATGAACCTGTTACTAAATCAGGTTTATGCAGAACGGATCAAAGATTTGGCAACGCTGGCTGGTGTGCGTACTAACCAATTAATTGGCTATGGCTTGGTCGTTGGTTTAAATGGTACGGGTGATAAAAATGGCACACGTTATACCGAAGATAGCTTTGCAAACATGCTCACGCAGTTGGGTGTAAATATTAGAGCAGGGACCAAACTTAATTCGAAAAACATGGCAGCTGTTATGGTAACAGCCAGTTTGTCGTCGTTTATGAAAAAAGGGCAAACTTTGGATGTTAATATTTCCTCAATAGGGGATTCTAAAAGTTTGTTAGGTGGCACTTTATTGATGACTCCGCTAAAAGGAGCTGATGGCCGTATTTATGCAATCTCTCAGGGAAACGTTATCGTTTCAGGTATTAGTGCTTCAGGAAGCGATGGCTCCAGTGTTACGGTCAACGTGCCAAGTGGAGGGCGTATTCCTAATGGTGCGACAATAGAAGCTGATATTCCTAATCCATTTTATTTTACTAAAAACCTTACTTATAATTTACATAGCCCTGATTTTTCTACGGCTAAAAGTATGTCGGATGCAATTAATCAGCAATTAGGCCCAGGTACTGCTAAGGCATTAGATGCAACCTCCGTTGTGGTGACTGCGCCGGTGAAAATGTCACAACGAGTTGATTACGTTTCGGTTATAGAAAACATAGAATTTAAGCCTGCTGAACCAATGGCTAAGATTATTATTAATTCGCGTACAGGTACGGTGGTCATTTCATCCAATGTTATTGTTAAATCAGCCGCAGTATCTCATGGTAATCTCGTATTAAGTGTTACTGAAACGCCTGTAATTAGCCAGCCAAATGCATTTGCAGGCGGTAGAACGGTGGTCAGACAACAATCCCAGGTGAATATTGCGCAGAAAAATAATCACGCATTTGTATTACCTAGGGGCACCACACTTAAAGATATCGTTAGAGGTATTAATGCAGTAGGGGCGACACCGGCGGATGTTATTGCCATACTTGAAGCCTTACAGCAGGCTGGTGCATTGAATGCAACCTTAATCGTGATATAA
- the flgB gene encoding flagellar basal body rod protein FlgB has translation MSRNLDSYFGVHAKALIGRDQRASMLANNLANANTPNFKAQDVDFNSFLAEQMAASAQQMAVTSANHITKNGDLAANAKFRVTAQTALDGNTVDKDLETMEFARNSLNYQASLTFLNNKIKTMMLALKGE, from the coding sequence ATGTCACGAAATCTTGACTCTTATTTTGGCGTTCACGCCAAAGCCTTAATTGGACGAGATCAGCGAGCCTCAATGCTAGCCAATAATCTGGCTAATGCCAACACACCAAATTTCAAAGCCCAAGACGTGGATTTTAATAGTTTTCTGGCCGAGCAAATGGCGGCAAGTGCACAGCAAATGGCCGTTACTTCAGCGAATCATATTACTAAAAATGGTGATCTTGCGGCTAATGCGAAGTTTCGTGTTACTGCACAAACTGCTTTAGATGGAAATACGGTTGATAAAGATTTAGAAACCATGGAATTTGCTCGTAACTCTCTGAATTATCAGGCAAGTTTGACTTTTCTTAATAATAAAATTAAAACTATGATGCTTGCATTGAAAGGAGAGTAG
- the flgE gene encoding flagellar hook protein FlgE, with amino-acid sequence MIFDTGISGLNAAASHLDVIGNNIANSSTVGFKGSRANFGDIYSFGGYNSGGSTTVGGGVMLTQVQQMFKNGTITNTNNTLDLAISGNGFFILDNQGSTAYTRAGQFGLDNQNYITNSTGQFLTGYLADASGNITGTTGRIQVNQANLAPQASTTVTAGLNLNSGTTPPAADWAGGAAPVSDTYNNTTSMTIYDSLGNSHVLSMYFIKADAAATGGSPDAASPPGTENQWYVAFQIDNQDVPAITTPGNSANLYAANFNSDGSFSLVQDTTGTPLASNLIPLSMTLTNGANPLNLNVDLSNCTQFGSPFAVQSANSNGYTTGNLAGLNVSADGTVSGSYSNGQTLAMGQIQLANFADPEGLQNIGNVCWSATAASGQPLIGVGTTGNLGSIRSGSLEQSNVDLTGELVSLIGAQRDFQANAQTIRTGDAITQTIINMR; translated from the coding sequence ATGATTTTTGATACTGGTATAAGTGGACTGAATGCGGCAGCAAGCCATCTCGATGTAATCGGTAATAATATTGCGAACTCTTCAACCGTTGGTTTTAAAGGGTCTCGTGCTAATTTTGGTGATATTTACTCTTTTGGTGGCTATAACTCAGGAGGCAGCACCACTGTTGGTGGCGGTGTTATGTTGACTCAAGTTCAGCAGATGTTTAAAAATGGTACCATTACTAATACAAATAACACCTTAGATCTTGCTATTAGCGGCAATGGCTTTTTTATTTTGGATAACCAAGGTAGCACCGCATATACACGAGCAGGGCAGTTTGGTCTTGATAATCAGAATTATATTACCAACTCAACAGGCCAATTTCTTACTGGTTATTTGGCAGACGCTTCAGGAAATATCACTGGAACTACTGGTAGAATCCAGGTGAATCAGGCAAATCTGGCCCCACAGGCAAGTACTACCGTAACTGCAGGACTTAATTTGAATTCCGGTACTACACCGCCTGCAGCTGATTGGGCTGGTGGGGCAGCACCTGTAAGTGATACGTATAACAATACAACCTCAATGACGATTTATGACAGCTTGGGTAATTCGCATGTATTGAGTATGTATTTCATCAAAGCGGATGCTGCGGCCACAGGTGGAAGCCCTGATGCTGCTTCACCTCCAGGAACTGAAAACCAATGGTATGTAGCGTTTCAGATTGATAATCAGGATGTTCCTGCAATTACGACGCCTGGCAATAGCGCCAATCTTTATGCAGCTAATTTTAATTCCGATGGTTCGTTTTCATTAGTGCAAGATACCACAGGAACTCCATTAGCAAGTAATTTGATTCCCTTATCAATGACATTAACTAATGGTGCTAATCCACTGAATCTAAATGTTGATTTATCAAATTGTACTCAGTTTGGCAGTCCATTTGCGGTGCAGTCAGCAAACTCGAATGGATACACCACTGGTAATTTAGCTGGATTAAATGTTTCTGCTGATGGTACGGTTTCTGGAAGTTATTCCAATGGTCAAACTTTAGCTATGGGGCAAATCCAATTAGCTAACTTTGCAGACCCTGAAGGCTTACAAAACATTGGTAATGTATGTTGGTCTGCCACAGCCGCTTCAGGCCAGCCCTTAATTGGGGTTGGAACAACCGGTAATTTGGGCAGTATTCGCTCTGGTAGTTTAGAGCAGTCGAATGTTGATTTAACTGGCGAGCTGGTTAGTTTGATTGGCGCCCAACGTGATTTCCAAGCGAATGCTCAAACCATTCGTACTGGTGATGCGATCACACAAACGATTATCAATATGCGTTAA
- a CDS encoding flagellar hook assembly protein FlgD has product MTTNSINGVNGAAQMSASQMAPQNLGQQDFLRLMVAQIQNQDPMQPQVNGEFLSQLAQFSTNDGVNKMQESMQQMANSLQSNQALQASALVGRKVLVNSDSLKLDKEGDVKTAIDIPPGVSDINAFIYGASGELIKTIPLGQQVPGFYQFAWDGMGQDGSRLPEGQYKVAVHAKYMGKEVAFRTMTSANVDSVSLGQNGDGLKLNVAGVGAVSLDQVKQITV; this is encoded by the coding sequence ATGACAACAAATTCAATAAATGGAGTAAACGGTGCGGCTCAGATGTCGGCAAGCCAAATGGCTCCCCAAAATTTGGGACAGCAGGATTTTTTGCGGTTAATGGTCGCTCAAATTCAAAATCAAGATCCAATGCAGCCGCAGGTAAATGGTGAATTTTTGTCACAACTCGCGCAATTTAGCACAAACGATGGCGTTAATAAAATGCAAGAGTCTATGCAACAAATGGCAAACTCATTGCAATCAAATCAAGCATTACAAGCCTCAGCATTAGTAGGGCGCAAAGTTTTAGTCAATAGTGATAGCCTCAAGTTGGATAAAGAAGGTGATGTAAAAACAGCTATTGATATCCCACCAGGAGTAAGCGACATCAATGCATTTATTTATGGTGCATCGGGTGAGCTGATAAAAACAATTCCTTTAGGTCAGCAAGTACCTGGGTTCTATCAATTCGCTTGGGATGGGATGGGGCAGGATGGAAGCCGTTTACCAGAGGGACAATACAAAGTAGCAGTACACGCTAAGTATATGGGTAAAGAGGTTGCATTTAGGACAATGACCTCTGCGAATGTAGATAGCGTGAGCCTTGGCCAAAATGGAGATGGTTTAAAACTGAATGTAGCTGGGGTCGGAGCAGTTTCATTAGACCAGGTAAAACAAATAACGGTATAG